TCACGGCCCCGAAGCAGGAGGACACGCGCGAGTTGCGCACGCGCGCGCTGCTCGACATCACGGCGTCGCCGAAGCCGTGGCTGCGGCTGCGCCTTGAGGGAACGGCGGAGGTTCTGTGGGCCGACCGTGGTGGCAGTGTGAACGATGCCATTGCAACTGTGCGTGACGCATGGGCTGAGGTGCGGCAGGACAGCTTCGAGATTCGAGCGGGATACGGACGCTTGGTCTGGGGCCGGCTCGATGAGGTCATGCCCTCGGACGTGATCAATCCGATCGATACGGCGACGTTCTTTCTCGAAGGGCGCACGGCCGCCCGGTTGCCGGTGGCATTCATGCGCACGCGTGCGTTCCTGCCTGGCGACACAACGGTCGAGGCGGTCGTCGCGCTGCCGGGCCGCAGGGGCAGGTTCGATCGACTGGACGAAGAGACGTCGCCGTTCAACCTGACCAGGGATCTTGTGTTGCCTGCTGGGGTGCCGGCGTCCGTGATTCGGCGCGAATCAATACCGGCGTCATGGGGGAATCTTCAGGGCGGCGTCCGCGTTTCAACCACCGCCGGTCGTGTGGACATGAGCGTGTCGGTCTGGCGCGGGTTCCGAGGGGTTCGGTCTCTTGAGCTTCGTGCCGTTCACGCTCCCCGACAGGATCCGGGCCGACTCCGTCGGTTGTGGGGCAGTTGGTCGAGAGTTATCCCCGGCTCACGATGATTGCAGCGGATGCGGAAACGGTCCGCGGTGGTTGGGCGATACGAGGCGAAGTGGCCGGGTTCGTGGACAAGACTCTCGACGGGACGTTGGGGCCCATCAAGGAAAGGCGATTGATGCCGGAGTCGGGGTGGACCGAGCGGCGGGAGACTTCCACGTCTTTGGTTCGCTCGTGTGGCACCGCGAATGGTCAGCCACCTCGTCGTCTTACACCCGCGACCACCTCAATGTGATTGCCTCACTTGACCGTCGCTTCTCGCGCGAGCGGTACCTGGTGCGGGTCTTTGGAGTGGCAAATCCCGAAGACCGGTCGGGATTCGTTCGCGGCCTTGCGTCCTGGAGCGTGCGCGACAATCTGACGCTGGAAGGTTCCGGCGGCGCGTTTATCGGCCAGGGCACCGACACGATCGGAAATTTTCGGACAGAGACTTCGTCTCTGTCCGGATGCGGTATCAATTCTGAGGGGGGACGGGTGTCGATCTGTGGAAAACTCTGAATGTGAAAACGACCTCTGGAAAACGACCTCTGAGGTCGTTAATTTTTTCAGAGGGGGAAAATTAACGACCTCAGAGGTCGTTTTCACCCGGAGTTTTCCACAGATCGACACCCGTCCCCTTATCTTGATCCCCCAGGTTGAAGCTTGATCCAGATCCCCGCGAACAACCCAGGCACCCTGACCGGCCCCGGGAACAATACGTATCTGCTTGATGGCGCGGAGCCGACGCTGATTGATGCAGGCGTCGGCCATGCGTCGCACATCGACGCCATCGCTGCGCACCTCGGTGGGCGCGCGTTGGTACGCGTGCTGGTGACGCACGGGCATCCGGACCACGCGTCGGGCGTTCCCGCGCTGCGCACGCGCTGGCCGGGTATCGAGGCCTGCAAGTGGCTCGCAGACCCTGAGCCCGGGTGGCGGCCGTTGCGTGACAACGAACGAGTTCGTGCCGGCGATACGTGGCTATCGGTGGTGCACACGCCGGGGCACGCGCCCGACCACGTGTGTTTCTGGCAGTCGGACACGCGCGAGGTACTGCGGAGACATGATGACCGCCACCACCACCATCATGGTGCCGCCGGCCGCGGGCGGCGGCAGCCTGCGCGCGCCTCCACTCGCTGCGGCGGCTCGCTGAACTGCAGCCCGCGACGGCGTGGCCGGGACACGGCCCAGTTATCACCCGGCCCGTTGAGCGCATCAACGAGTATCTGGCTCACCGCGCTGAACGCGAGCGCCAGGTTGTGGCGTGCCTCGATGCGGGCGTCACCGACATCGACGCGATCGTGACGTCCGTCTATACTGAAACGCCGCGGGCGTTGTGGCCTGCTGCCCGGCTCACCGTCGAGGCACTTCTGGAAAAACTGCGCGAGGATGGCCGACCCACTCATGCCTGATTCATCGTCTTCCACACTGGCCACTATTCGCCGCTTGTTGCTCGCATTGCTGGTGTTTGGCATGGCCGGCACCACTGCCGAGCTGTGGCTCGTGGGCCACTACGAAGACTGGAAGCAGTTGATTCCGTTTGGTGTGATGGCCCTGTCCACACTCACCGGCTTCTGGCACGGTTCCGCCGGACCACCTCGTCCGCAAGCATGTTTCGGCTCAGTATGTTGCTGCTGATGGTGGCCGGCGCTACAGGATCGGTGCTGCACTACCGGGCCAACATGGAGTTTCAGTTAGAGATGGACCCTACGATGGGCGGCATGGCACTCTTGTTGAAAGTGCTTCACGCCAAAGCGCCACCGGCGCTGGCGCCTGGAAACATGGCGCTGCTGGGGTTGCTCGGTCTTGTCAGCATACTGGGAATTTCCCGCACGTTTCATAAGGAGTAGCTCATGTCCCGTTATCGTTCCCTGTTCGTCGGCGCCATGCTTGTTGGCGCGCTCACGTTTGTTGCCGGATCCACAACCCACGGTCAGGTGGGCGCGGGCCTGCTCGACGCCAACCTGGTGCCCGAGGCCGAGCTCGTGGCCCTGCCGGGCATGACCCCGGCCATCGCCAAGGCGCTCATCGCGGCGCGCCCGTTCCCGAGCATCGTGGACTTCAACACGTTCCTCGTGGGGCAGAAGCTCACGAAGGAACAGATCGACGCGTTTTACCTCAAGGCGTTCATCCACGTGAATCTGAACACCGGCACCAAGGACGAGATCATGTTGATCCCAGGCGCGGGCGCCCGCATGGTGCGCGAGTTCGGCGAATACCGCCCCTGGAAGACGTGGGGGCAGTTCGACAAGGAAATCAGCAAGTACGTCGGGCAGCCTGAGACCGATCGGCTGAAGAAGTACGTGTTCATCCCGGTCAACCTCAACACCGCCACCAAGGAAGACATCATCAGCATTCCCGGCGCCGGCAACCGGATGGTGCGCGAGTTCAATGAGTACCGTCCCTGGAAGACCAAGGAACAGTTCGAGAAGGAAATTGGCAAGTACGTGGATGCCAAGGAAGTGGCGCGCCTGTGGCGCTTCGTCGTGATTCAGTAACGATGCTCGTCACGCCTGAGGTCCTGCACAATGAGCTGCAGGGCGCACAGCCTCCGCTGCTTCTGGACCTGAGGCCCGCAGAGGTTCGCCGCCGGCCATCTGGCCGGCGGCATTCATTTGGACCTCTGGGGCCTGAGCCTCATCGACACCAGTGAAGCGCCATTGCGCGCCTTCATGTGGATGATCGGACACCTCTTCTCGCTGCGGGGAGTGACGCCCGATCGGCCCGTGGTGGTGTACGAAAGCAACTCCGGCATGCGCGCGGCCCGCGCGTTCTGGTTCCTCGAATACCTCGGCCACCCGAATGTGCGCGTCCTCGACGGCGGCGTGGCTGCCTGGACCCGCGCGAATCTTCCACTGACAACAGATGCTCTTGCGCCTGTGCCAAGCACCTGGCACGGCGAGGCCGACCCCAGTCGATTGGCGACATGGTCGGACGTGAAAGAGCGGCTCGACAAGATGGAAACCGCGATCGTCGATACCCGTAGCGAAGCGGAGTACTACGGCGAGGCCGTCCGCGCCAAACGCGGCGGCGCTGTTCCCGGCGCCGTGAACCTCGAGTGGACGAATAACCTCGCGCCCGACGGCACCTACAAGTCCAGCGACGAGCTGAAGGCGATGTACGCGGCGCTCGGTGTCACGCCAGACCGCGAGGTCGTCACGTACTGCCAGGGCGGCTACCGCGCCGCTCACACCTACCTCGCACTTCGCCTGGCCGGCTTTCCACGCGTCCGCAACTACACCGGGTCGTGGAAGGAATGGGGCGACCGGGAAGACTTACCGATCGAGAGACCGAAGCGGTAAGGGTCCAGAGTTCAGGGTCCAGAGTCCAGGGTCCGGGCGATGCGTCTACCGTGCGACGCCCTTGAGCATGACGATGTCGTTGGACGTCTGGGCGCGCATAATCGCCAGCCGCTTGCCGTCGTGGGACCAGGCGAAATCGACGATCCGCTGGTCACTGAATCGTGTGAACGCGCGCGGTGCTCCTCCTGCAAACGGTTGCAGCATGAGGTTGCGCCCGGAGGGATCGATGTAGAGCACGCCCGTGCCATCCGGCATCCACGCGATGCGTCCATTGGTTTTCGGCGGCTGCGCCACGCGCTCCTGCGGCACGCACTTCGGCAGATCACACGTCACGTACTTCTGCGCACTGAGAAACAGTGCTTGCTTGCCGTCGAGCGAAATGTCAAACGCGCGAGCGGGAACAAACGCCGGAAACAGTTCGACCGGCTCGCCACCACCGACCGATGCCATCCACGGTGTTTGTCGGCCACCGCGCCGTGACAGAAAGATGATGGCGCCCCCATCAGGCGCGAGGACCGAGACGGCGCCCTCGCCGATCACGCGTGTCCCCGGGCCCGGCCCGCCTTCCCATCGCCACACGCCCTTTCGGCTCTCATCTTCAGTGATCGCCCGATACACGATCGTGCGCCCGTCGGCGCTGCCGGACGGCCTGGTGGCATTGGAAATCACATCGGTGGGCGATCCGGCTCCGGGCAGCAGAGCAGAAACCGATGTCCCGTTCGTAAACAACAGGCGTTCTCCCGCCCATGCCACCCCTGACAGCAGGCTGTCAGGTGACGGACGTGCAGGAACCACTTCTCTGGCGTTGCTGCCTGCGGCATCGACGATCCAGGTTCCCACACGACGATCCCTGCGAGCGGTCACCAGAGCGCGCAGGTCCGCCGTGAGGCTGATATGGCGATAGTCACTCAAGTCGTTGGTCAGGCGGGTGAGTTCACCGTCAGGGTAGGACATCCGCCAGAACTGTTCGGGCGCCCCTTCCCTGGCAGATTGGTTCAGGATCAACGCGTCGTTGGCCAGCCACGCAACCCCGCCTCCGCCTTGCAGCGGCAGGACCTTCGTGTCGACACGACCGGTTGCGACATCGACGACCACGATGAGTTGTGTGGCGGACGTGTCGGCAGTTTCACGAATGCGCCCGCGCAGTACAATTTGGGCACCGTCCGGCGACCACGAGGGCGCGAAGGTGGTCCCGTCCGAAAAACCCGAACTGTTGAGGGTGTAGAGGGCTCGCAAGTCGGCGTCAACGTCGTAGGTGGCGTAGGTCACGGCGCTGGTGCCGTCAGCGTGGGCGATAACCAGAGGGCCGGGAACTTTCGGGTCCCTCCGCTGGTCGAGATACGCAAAGCGTTGACCGTCGGGTGCCCAACCGATTGGAGAGATCAGGCCATCAACAATCAGCCGCGGTGTGCCGCCCAGAAACGGCACACGCCACAAGGTGAATTTGGGGGACCGGCCGCGCACGAAGTCCACGTAGTCGCCGTCGTGCGACACCGTCACCCCGATGATCGGCTGGTCCGGGTCACTCTCGAAGATTCGCACGTTGCTGTCGGTGGCAGTCTGCCTGACCCAGAGGCTCGACTGGTCTTCATCGCGTTGAACGTAGGCCACATAGCGGCCATCCGGTGAAATCGCGGGAAACTCGGCGTTGCCCGTGGTGGTGAGCTGGACGAGCTCGAGATCGGTTGGCGCCGGTGCGCCCGATCCATTTCGGCCGCTCCCGAGAGCCCACCATCCGACCGCCGCTGTGACGGCTACTCCGAGGGCCGCCAATGCCAGCGCCTTGTACGGCCGCGACGTTCCTGTCGTCGCCTCCACCGCAACGCCCGATGACGATGAGGCGGCGGGGATCGCGTCACTCGCGCGACGGGCGCGCCGCAGATCGGCCCTGATGTCAGCGGCCGTCTGGTAGCGATCGTCGCGGTCCTTCTCCAGGGCCTTGTGGACGATGTCTTCCAGGCGTGGAGGGAAGTCAGGCTGTAAGGTGCGCAGCGGAGCAGGCGAACCTTGGAGGATGCCCGACGAAATCACCGCGTTGGTTTCACCCGGGAATGCCGCCTTCCCCGTGGCCATCTCGTATAAGACCAGCCCGAACGAAAACAGATCACTGCGTGCGTCGATGTCCTGCGCGCGCAATTGCTCGGGCGACATGTAGGCCACCGTGCCGACGGTGGTGCCCGCATCGGTCACGGCCAGAGCCGTCGATCGCGTCAACGCGTGGCCCGCGGAACCGACTCCGGTCTTGGCCAGGCCAAAGTCCAGGATCTTCGGACCGTGCGTCGTCAGGAAAATATTGGCGGGCTTGATGTCACGATGCACCAGGCCCTTGGTGTGGGCCGCATCAAGTCCGTCGGCGATGCCGAGCGCAATGTCGATGAACGAGGCGGCGTCCATCGCGCCCCTGGTCAGCCGTTGCTGAAGTGTCTCTCCTTCGAGCAACTCCATCGCCAGGAACGGCGGGTCAGTGCCGACATCGAAGATGGTGCAGATGTTCGGGTGGTTGAGCGCGGACGCCGCGCGGGCTTCCCTGGCGAAGCGCTCGGCCGCCTGTGCGTTGGCCCCCAGGTCCTCGGTCATGACCTTGATGGCCACGTCGCGTTCCAGGCGATGGTCGCGCGCGCGATACACCTCGCCCATGCCACCCGCGCCGAGGGCTGCAAGGATTTCGAATGGGCCGAGGCGAGTACCTGGAGCGATTGCGATGCGCAATTATAGGGGGATTTGCGCTCAGGGACTGGGTAGGGTGCCGAGAGCGGTCGCGGGTTACTGCGGCCGCAACACAAGCGTGTTCACGGTCGCCCCAGGCAGGAACGGTGTCGGTTCGCCCTTCACCCACGCCTCATGGCCATCGCGATAGTGGGGCGACCTCGGATTGCCTGACTGGCCAGTCGCCATGTGGAAGTACCCGGCGGCTTCGTTCCCTGGCGAGACCGTCAGCCGTTCTGAGGCTCCGGCGGTGGGGCTCTGCACGCGCGGCATGTGACTGTCGCCCGGCATCCCCACGCGCGGCATGTCGAACCAACGTCCGAGGAATGGCACGGCGCGAGAGATCGGATGCTGAATCGCCAGCGTGTTCGCCTCGCCCCACGTGCGGTCTTTCAGTGCGCGGCCATCAGTCGTCAGCGCCGCTACCGTCTGATCGACGGCGTCCAGTAGCAGCGCCTTCCAGTCGGCATACGCAGGGTTGAGCAGGTGCGCCGGCCGAGCGGAGACCATCGCCCACACTGTTCCCTCCAGGCTGCGGCCAGGCGTCGACGGATACGCAGGGTCCATCGTCCTCAATCTTGCGACAAACGGCGCGAACACCAACTCGGCCGTCTTCAACCTGAACTGCCGCGCCAGGCGATAGCCAAC
This is a stretch of genomic DNA from Acidobacteriota bacterium. It encodes these proteins:
- a CDS encoding MBL fold metallo-hydrolase, with amino-acid sequence MIQIPANNPGTLTGPGNNTYLLDGAEPTLIDAGVGHASHIDAIAAHLGGRALVRVLVTHGHPDHASGVPALRTRWPGIEACKWLADPEPGWRPLRDNERVRAGDTWLSVVHTPGHAPDHVCFWQSDTREVLRRHDDRHHHHHGAAGRGRRQPARASTRCGGSLNCSPRRRGRDTAQLSPGPLSASTSIWLTALNASARLWRASMRASPTSTRS
- a CDS encoding sulfurtransferase translates to MDLWGLSLIDTSEAPLRAFMWMIGHLFSLRGVTPDRPVVVYESNSGMRAARAFWFLEYLGHPNVRVLDGGVAAWTRANLPLTTDALAPVPSTWHGEADPSRLATWSDVKERLDKMETAIVDTRSEAEYYGEAVRAKRGGAVPGAVNLEWTNNLAPDGTYKSSDELKAMYAALGVTPDREVVTYCQGGYRAAHTYLALRLAGFPRVRNYTGSWKEWGDREDLPIERPKR
- a CDS encoding serine/threonine-protein kinase, with the translated sequence MRIAIAPGTRLGPFEILAALGAGGMGEVYRARDHRLERDVAIKVMTEDLGANAQAAERFAREARAASALNHPNICTIFDVGTDPPFLAMELLEGETLQQRLTRGAMDAASFIDIALGIADGLDAAHTKGLVHRDIKPANIFLTTHGPKILDFGLAKTGVGSAGHALTRSTALAVTDAGTTVGTVAYMSPEQLRAQDIDARSDLFSFGLVLYEMATGKAAFPGETNAVISSGILQGSPAPLRTLQPDFPPRLEDIVHKALEKDRDDRYQTAADIRADLRRARRASDAIPAASSSSGVAVEATTGTSRPYKALALAALGVAVTAAVGWWALGSGRNGSGAPAPTDLELVQLTTTGNAEFPAISPDGRYVAYVQRDEDQSSLWVRQTATDSNVRIFESDPDQPIIGVTVSHDGDYVDFVRGRSPKFTLWRVPFLGGTPRLIVDGLISPIGWAPDGQRFAYLDQRRDPKVPGPLVIAHADGTSAVTYATYDVDADLRALYTLNSSGFSDGTTFAPSWSPDGAQIVLRGRIRETADTSATQLIVVVDVATGRVDTKVLPLQGGGGVAWLANDALILNQSAREGAPEQFWRMSYPDGELTRLTNDLSDYRHISLTADLRALVTARRDRRVGTWIVDAAGSNAREVVPARPSPDSLLSGVAWAGERLLFTNGTSVSALLPGAGSPTDVISNATRPSGSADGRTIVYRAITEDESRKGVWRWEGGPGPGTRVIGEGAVSVLAPDGGAIIFLSRRGGRQTPWMASVGGGEPVELFPAFVPARAFDISLDGKQALFLSAQKYVTCDLPKCVPQERVAQPPKTNGRIAWMPDGTGVLYIDPSGRNLMLQPFAGGAPRAFTRFSDQRIVDFAWSHDGKRLAIMRAQTSNDIVMLKGVAR
- a CDS encoding penicillin acylase family protein; translation: MVSARPAHLLNPAYADWKALLLDAVDQTVAALTTDGRALKDRTWGEANTLAIQHPISRAVPFLGRWFDMPRVGMPGDSHMPRVQSPTAGASERLTVSPGNEAAGYFHMATGQSGNPRSPHYRDGHEAWVKGEPTPFLPGATVNTLVLRPQ